A genomic stretch from Nocardia wallacei includes:
- a CDS encoding winged helix-turn-helix transcriptional regulator, with the protein MTTIRDRDWTDPTCPVARTVDLVGDRWCLLIVRDAMDGAATFTEFQQRLGIARNILTARLRRLVDHGILATSVNPGGKRHTYELTEAGRDLFTVVVALRQWGERHAFAAGEPHSVLVDRDGGPIAVLRAENRAGKRVSTATTRVRKVK; encoded by the coding sequence ATGACCACGATCCGCGACCGCGACTGGACCGATCCCACCTGTCCGGTCGCGCGCACCGTCGACCTGGTGGGCGACCGGTGGTGCCTGCTGATCGTGCGCGACGCCATGGACGGCGCCGCGACCTTCACCGAATTCCAGCAGCGACTCGGGATCGCCCGGAACATCCTCACGGCTCGCCTGCGCCGCCTCGTCGACCACGGCATCCTGGCCACCAGCGTCAACCCGGGCGGCAAACGCCATACCTACGAACTCACCGAGGCCGGGCGGGATCTGTTCACCGTCGTCGTGGCGCTGCGGCAATGGGGCGAGCGGCACGCCTTCGCCGCCGGCGAACCGCACTCGGTCCTGGTCGATCGCGACGGCGGCCCCATCGCTGTGCTGCGCGCGGAAAACCGTGCGGGCAAACGTGTTTCCACGGCCACCACCCGGGTTCGCAAGGTGAAGTGA
- a CDS encoding nuclear transport factor 2 family protein, translated as MTIDGDTQADSVTATVLGLWGALSRRDWDAVRAHLSDDCIYLDMPVGPTAAARGPDDIVKRLKIGLEPLASYENFDGLLLDNGTDVMYEHHEEWHWETGESATLRFVSVHRVEHGKIALWKDYWDMSALADHAPPTWMADFATADMSWIFDATGLV; from the coding sequence ATGACGATCGACGGTGACACACAGGCGGATTCGGTAACCGCGACGGTGCTCGGGCTGTGGGGCGCGCTGTCGCGGCGGGATTGGGACGCGGTGCGGGCCCACCTGTCCGACGACTGCATCTATCTCGACATGCCGGTCGGTCCGACGGCGGCGGCGCGGGGCCCCGACGACATCGTCAAGCGGCTGAAGATCGGCCTCGAACCCCTGGCCTCCTACGAGAACTTCGACGGCCTGCTGCTGGACAACGGCACCGACGTCATGTACGAGCACCACGAGGAATGGCACTGGGAGACAGGCGAATCCGCCACCCTGCGATTCGTCTCGGTGCATCGGGTCGAGCACGGCAAGATCGCGCTCTGGAAGGACTACTGGGACATGAGCGCCCTGGCCGACCATGCCCCACCGACCTGGATGGCGGACTTCGCCACCGCGGACATGTCCTGGATATTCGACGCCACGGGCCTGGTGTGA
- a CDS encoding HAD family hydrolase, whose product MVPDPAAVLFDVDGTLVDSNYLHARAWHRALREAGAVVPTWRIHRAIGMDGGTLLRTLAPELGEDAADRADDLHSRYYLDSADELTLLPGAREILAHLHDRGLRVVLATSAPPEELARLRELLDSEPALYAVTGGEDVEDAKPDPTIVRIALDRAGVSARRAVFVGDAVWDARACVALGVPTIGVLSGGISGAELTAAGAEFVCDDVAELQRGIADSPIARLL is encoded by the coding sequence GTGGTGCCCGATCCCGCAGCGGTGCTCTTCGATGTCGACGGCACCCTGGTCGACTCCAACTACCTGCACGCCCGGGCCTGGCACCGGGCGCTGCGCGAGGCCGGGGCAGTCGTGCCGACCTGGCGCATTCATCGCGCCATCGGCATGGACGGCGGCACCCTGCTGCGGACCCTGGCTCCGGAACTGGGCGAGGACGCCGCCGACCGCGCCGACGACCTGCACTCCCGCTACTACCTCGACAGCGCCGACGAGCTGACCCTGCTGCCGGGCGCGCGGGAGATCCTGGCGCACCTGCACGACCGCGGCCTGCGCGTCGTACTCGCCACCTCCGCGCCCCCGGAGGAACTGGCCCGGCTGCGCGAACTACTGGACAGCGAACCCGCCCTGTACGCGGTGACCGGCGGCGAGGACGTCGAGGACGCCAAACCCGATCCCACCATCGTGCGGATCGCGCTCGACCGGGCCGGTGTCTCGGCGCGGCGAGCGGTCTTCGTCGGTGACGCGGTGTGGGACGCGCGGGCCTGCGTCGCCCTCGGCGTGCCCACCATCGGGGTGCTCAGCGGCGGTATCTCCGGCGCCGAACTCACCGCCGCCGGAGCCGAATTCGTCTGCGATGACGTCGCCGAACTACAGCGCGGCATCGCCGACAGCCCCATCGCACGCCTGCTCTGA
- a CDS encoding LuxR C-terminal-related transcriptional regulator, whose product MVSSQLFVNESGGRRVVPGHDTPSAPPDLPFTPLRLAEADARLDRAVRAGNGHTVLVCAPAGSGKTVLVADWIRRRHANTPVGWVGLGDAAADPDRLWPAVADALRLPVVSRPNAVPDTPVDDAAALLSALAARPGRTVLVIDDAHLINDPLTLSGLEYFVEHAPRQLITVVLGRYDPPIRWHALEMTARLTRVSAPELRFDESHTAALLAQHDCRLTATELSGVHELTCGWAGLVRIAAIDLAARTGNRETAIAALAQGPRAVADFLVGELLTTLPAEAREFLLATAVPDSFCAELAAALAGPAAARMLEHLLRNNFPVEVTAHDGVLWYTYHPMLRTYLLAEAGRADPDRIAELHRECAGWFVATALLPAALRHVLAEPGHPALPGFVRAHGPRMVFDGNGAALFRALDHIDAPADDRFVLLLRTADAIEHGDVVQATALRELIAERPQRDSVFVPPELLRPFTLAVVHDVTAGTTDAPGPVPPVPPATGHLDLDCYIALQIATAHTFAADAGQRGEPGLRHALALSERAGLHRLTLHALTRLAMAAGLGGSLALMRERAFRAVAFADHHRLHDTASLAHARVMVALMAYLQADDHYLQAAEILPRTTRLDGSTAPASGWHADVLAHLFTFDTAPDRHAVADTLRNAMHRLLEETPVPATTGGLLAHVTWALLRLRRHDTAQQLLDRAVTTLGRLPETTLVEAALADYHHRSTATVELIEPLLRQEENLHPVSAVHAWLLRAAADHRLDRSTAAYEALHRALALAYTDRVIRPFLDVPGTLGLLDQFVGRFGHLDEFVDTIRHRPRTRATARLPHLTDTELAVLRQLPSGMTTHSLAADMGVSINTVKTHLRGIYHKLGVRTRADAIAHGRNFGLI is encoded by the coding sequence GTGGTCTCATCACAACTGTTCGTCAACGAATCGGGCGGCCGTCGCGTCGTCCCCGGTCACGACACGCCATCCGCGCCACCCGACCTGCCGTTCACGCCGCTGCGCCTGGCCGAGGCCGATGCCCGGCTGGATCGGGCCGTCCGCGCCGGCAACGGCCACACCGTGCTGGTGTGCGCGCCGGCCGGTAGCGGTAAGACCGTCCTGGTGGCCGACTGGATCCGGCGCCGCCACGCGAACACTCCGGTGGGCTGGGTCGGTCTGGGCGATGCCGCCGCCGATCCGGACCGACTGTGGCCGGCCGTGGCCGACGCGCTGCGGCTGCCGGTCGTCAGCCGCCCCAACGCCGTGCCGGACACGCCGGTGGACGACGCCGCCGCCCTGCTGTCCGCGCTCGCCGCCCGCCCCGGCCGCACGGTACTGGTGATCGATGACGCGCACCTGATCAACGACCCGCTGACGCTGTCCGGCCTGGAGTACTTCGTCGAGCACGCCCCGCGCCAGCTGATCACCGTCGTGCTCGGCCGCTACGACCCGCCGATCCGCTGGCACGCGCTGGAGATGACCGCCCGGCTGACCCGCGTCTCGGCACCCGAACTGCGGTTCGACGAGTCGCACACCGCCGCGCTGCTCGCCCAGCACGACTGCCGTCTCACCGCGACCGAGCTGTCCGGAGTGCACGAGCTCACCTGCGGCTGGGCCGGTCTGGTCCGGATCGCCGCCATCGATCTCGCGGCGCGCACCGGCAACCGGGAGACCGCGATCGCCGCGCTGGCGCAGGGCCCGCGCGCGGTGGCCGACTTCCTGGTCGGGGAACTGCTGACCACCCTGCCCGCCGAGGCGCGCGAGTTCCTGCTCGCCACGGCCGTCCCGGACTCGTTCTGCGCCGAACTCGCCGCCGCGCTCGCCGGGCCGGCCGCGGCGAGGATGCTGGAACACCTGCTGCGCAACAACTTTCCCGTCGAGGTCACCGCGCACGACGGTGTGCTCTGGTACACCTACCACCCCATGCTGCGCACCTACCTGCTGGCCGAGGCGGGCCGCGCCGACCCGGACCGGATCGCCGAGCTGCATCGCGAATGCGCCGGTTGGTTCGTCGCCACGGCCCTGCTGCCCGCCGCTCTGCGTCACGTTCTCGCCGAACCGGGTCATCCCGCGCTGCCCGGCTTCGTCCGCGCGCACGGGCCTCGCATGGTGTTCGACGGCAACGGCGCCGCCCTGTTCCGCGCGCTCGACCACATCGACGCACCGGCCGACGACCGGTTCGTGCTGCTGCTGCGGACCGCCGACGCCATCGAACACGGCGACGTGGTCCAGGCCACCGCCCTGCGCGAACTCATCGCCGAACGGCCGCAACGCGATTCGGTGTTCGTGCCGCCGGAACTGTTGCGTCCGTTCACTCTCGCCGTCGTGCACGATGTCACCGCCGGCACCACCGACGCTCCCGGTCCGGTGCCTCCGGTGCCGCCCGCGACGGGGCACCTGGACCTGGACTGCTATATCGCCCTGCAGATCGCCACGGCGCACACGTTCGCGGCCGACGCCGGGCAGCGCGGCGAACCGGGCCTGCGGCACGCCCTGGCGCTGTCCGAACGGGCCGGTCTGCACCGCCTGACCCTGCATGCGCTGACCCGGCTCGCGATGGCGGCCGGTCTGGGCGGTTCGCTCGCGCTCATGCGCGAGCGTGCCTTCCGAGCCGTCGCGTTCGCCGACCATCATCGCCTGCACGACACCGCGTCGCTGGCACACGCCCGGGTCATGGTCGCGCTGATGGCGTACCTGCAAGCCGACGACCACTACCTGCAGGCGGCCGAAATACTGCCCCGCACAACACGTCTGGACGGCTCCACCGCGCCCGCGTCGGGCTGGCACGCCGATGTGCTCGCGCACCTGTTCACCTTCGACACCGCCCCCGACCGGCATGCCGTCGCCGACACACTGCGCAACGCCATGCACCGCCTCCTGGAGGAGACCCCGGTACCCGCCACCACCGGCGGACTGCTGGCCCACGTCACCTGGGCGCTGTTGCGCCTGCGCCGCCACGACACCGCACAGCAACTGCTGGACCGGGCGGTGACGACGCTGGGCCGGCTGCCCGAGACGACACTGGTGGAGGCCGCGCTCGCGGACTACCACCATCGCTCGACCGCCACGGTGGAGCTCATCGAACCGCTGCTGCGGCAGGAGGAGAATCTGCACCCGGTGTCGGCCGTGCACGCCTGGCTGCTGCGTGCCGCGGCCGACCACCGCCTGGACCGGTCCACCGCCGCCTACGAGGCGCTGCACCGGGCGCTGGCGCTGGCCTATACCGATCGGGTGATCCGCCCCTTCCTCGATGTGCCCGGCACCCTCGGCCTGCTCGACCAATTCGTGGGCAGGTTCGGTCATCTCGACGAATTCGTCGACACCATCCGGCATCGCCCGCGCACCCGGGCCACCGCGCGGCTACCACACCTGACCGACACCGAACTCGCGGTGCTGCGCCAGCTCCCGTCCGGCATGACCACCCACAGTCTCGCCGCCGATATGGGCGTGTCGATCAACACCGTCAAGACCCACCTGCGCGGCATCTATCACAAGCTCGGCGTGCGCACCCGCGCCGACGCCATCGCCCACGGCCGCAACTTCGGGCTGATCTGA
- a CDS encoding DUF7144 family membrane protein: MSTTSHNHPVRQGVAAGTSIGAATLLITVGLLSLFQGISAVVDDDLFVVGVDYVYKFDVSTWGWIHIALGIVLVISALGLMTGTAWGRGAAIGIAALSILANFLWLPYYPWWSVLVIALDIVVIWAVATWRPEG; this comes from the coding sequence ATGTCAACCACCTCGCACAACCATCCCGTGCGCCAGGGAGTGGCGGCAGGCACGTCGATCGGTGCCGCGACCCTGTTGATCACCGTCGGACTGCTGTCGCTGTTCCAGGGCATCTCGGCGGTCGTGGACGACGACCTGTTCGTCGTCGGCGTCGACTACGTCTACAAGTTCGACGTCAGCACCTGGGGCTGGATCCACATCGCGCTGGGCATCGTCCTCGTGATCTCCGCCCTGGGCCTGATGACGGGCACGGCGTGGGGCCGCGGCGCGGCGATCGGCATCGCGGCGCTGTCGATCCTGGCGAACTTCCTGTGGCTGCCCTATTACCCGTGGTGGTCGGTGCTGGTCATCGCGCTCGACATCGTGGTCATCTGGGCCGTCGCCACCTGGCGCCCCGAGGGCTGA
- a CDS encoding spore germination protein GerW family protein codes for MTSDDHDPGPRPDAAGEVHTLLHRLAERIGESASAAAVFGAPVVAEGVTVIPVARARLGFGAGMAGDSDVGPGGGGGGGVDVRPVGFVEIRGGTAVYRPIRDPWVDVVVPLAALVAGLTVPRLLRGRLRLPRPGKRQGADAPV; via the coding sequence ATGACGAGCGACGACCATGACCCCGGACCGCGCCCGGACGCGGCGGGGGAGGTGCATACGCTGCTGCATCGGCTGGCCGAGCGTATCGGTGAAAGCGCTTCGGCGGCAGCGGTTTTCGGTGCTCCGGTGGTCGCGGAGGGCGTCACCGTGATTCCGGTCGCGCGGGCCCGTCTGGGCTTCGGCGCCGGAATGGCGGGCGATTCGGACGTGGGGCCGGGTGGCGGAGGCGGTGGTGGTGTCGATGTGCGTCCGGTGGGATTCGTCGAGATCCGCGGCGGCACCGCGGTGTATCGGCCGATCCGCGATCCGTGGGTGGATGTCGTGGTGCCGTTGGCCGCGCTGGTGGCCGGGCTGACGGTCCCGCGACTGCTGCGCGGGCGGCTCCGGTTGCCGCGTCCGGGGAAGCGGCAGGGGGCCGACGCCCCGGTGTGA
- a CDS encoding oxygenase MpaB family protein: MDGHGLNRRDALRAGSGLLGAVGALALGARTVRAEPWTWSPDGSVVGSGGGADPMTVWDAEADPVLADVIDHADVTEVNRLLGMWTTNDQPLPAGLPTGLREFIEDARRLPSWADQGKLAASFEFNKKRGLYLGVLYAFASGMMSTVIPHEARVVYYSRGGSHLKERIAKTAKLGYDIGTVNAYGPGGQMIVTCVKTRIIHAAVRHLLPQSPHWPDDNTPISQDDMMVTWHSLATTIMRTFRTWNVVIPAVESEGYLHSWQLAAHMLGIRDEYIPATWEQADAQAKQVLDPILEPTPEGIDLAHKLLDLGVNLDLTLLSKPILGAFTRFVMGDRIADWLYIAREPVWDPLLKFSWGPFLAVREGVRELVPPVDNAYWMFDEFLRQFALWYLAELRMPISIEIPRTNR, translated from the coding sequence ATGGATGGACACGGGCTGAACAGGCGAGACGCGTTGCGCGCCGGAAGTGGACTGCTGGGGGCCGTCGGCGCCCTGGCGCTGGGTGCGCGAACAGTGCGCGCCGAACCCTGGACGTGGTCGCCGGACGGGTCGGTGGTCGGCAGCGGCGGCGGGGCCGACCCGATGACGGTGTGGGACGCCGAGGCCGATCCCGTGCTGGCCGACGTGATTGACCATGCCGACGTGACGGAGGTGAACCGGCTGCTGGGCATGTGGACCACCAACGACCAGCCGCTGCCGGCCGGGCTGCCCACGGGGTTGCGCGAGTTCATCGAGGACGCGCGAAGGCTCCCCTCGTGGGCCGATCAGGGCAAGCTGGCCGCCTCGTTCGAATTCAACAAGAAGCGCGGGCTCTATCTCGGCGTGCTCTACGCGTTCGCCAGCGGCATGATGTCCACGGTCATTCCGCACGAGGCCCGCGTGGTCTACTACTCGCGCGGCGGCTCGCACCTCAAGGAGCGCATCGCCAAGACCGCGAAGCTGGGCTACGACATCGGCACGGTCAACGCCTACGGCCCCGGCGGCCAGATGATCGTGACCTGCGTCAAGACCAGGATCATCCACGCGGCGGTGCGGCACCTGCTGCCGCAGTCGCCGCACTGGCCCGACGACAACACCCCGATCAGCCAGGACGACATGATGGTCACCTGGCACAGCTTGGCCACCACGATCATGCGCACGTTCCGGACCTGGAATGTGGTGATCCCGGCGGTGGAGTCCGAGGGCTACCTGCACAGCTGGCAGCTGGCCGCGCACATGCTCGGCATCCGGGACGAGTACATCCCGGCGACCTGGGAGCAGGCCGACGCGCAGGCGAAACAGGTGCTCGACCCCATTCTGGAACCGACGCCGGAGGGCATCGATCTCGCCCACAAGCTGCTGGACCTGGGCGTCAACCTCGACCTCACGCTGCTCAGCAAGCCCATCCTGGGCGCGTTCACACGGTTCGTCATGGGTGACCGGATCGCCGACTGGCTGTACATCGCCCGCGAGCCGGTGTGGGATCCGCTGCTGAAGTTCAGCTGGGGGCCGTTCCTCGCGGTGCGCGAAGGCGTGCGCGAGCTGGTGCCGCCGGTGGACAACGCGTACTGGATGTTCGACGAGTTCCTGCGGCAGTTCGCGCTGTGGTACCTCGCCGAGCTGCGCATGCCGATAAGTATCGAAATCCCCCGCACCAACCGCTGA
- a CDS encoding hemerythrin domain-containing protein — protein sequence MDITQLILDDHHEQRRLFAILEQIDRSQTGELSAIWDRLASFLELHAQAEEEIFYPELLQLGVAARRAAGVEAETLDAIHDHNDIRDAVAEVARHRVGTDDWYAAVAAANEANGDHMAEEEREGLTDFRRLAGLSRRHQLAVAFAAYEARHYAGVRSVDKDPAEYVRAVEQGVRPGASGSLSIGPMKRS from the coding sequence GTGGACATTACCCAGCTGATCCTCGATGACCATCACGAGCAGCGGCGGCTGTTCGCCATCCTGGAGCAGATCGACCGGTCGCAGACCGGCGAACTGTCGGCCATCTGGGATCGGCTGGCGAGCTTCCTGGAACTGCACGCGCAAGCGGAGGAGGAGATCTTCTATCCCGAGCTGCTGCAGCTGGGCGTCGCGGCCCGGCGCGCGGCCGGAGTGGAGGCGGAGACGCTCGATGCCATCCACGACCACAACGACATCCGCGACGCGGTCGCCGAGGTCGCGCGTCATCGCGTCGGCACCGACGACTGGTATGCCGCCGTCGCCGCGGCGAACGAGGCCAACGGCGATCACATGGCCGAGGAGGAACGCGAGGGCCTCACCGATTTCCGCCGCCTGGCCGGGCTGTCGCGCCGCCATCAGCTGGCCGTCGCCTTCGCGGCGTACGAGGCGCGTCACTACGCGGGTGTCCGGTCGGTCGACAAGGACCCCGCCGAGTATGTCCGCGCGGTCGAGCAGGGGGTGCGGCCGGGGGCGAGCGGGTCGCTGAGCATCGGTCCGATGAAACGGTCCTGA
- a CDS encoding alkyl/aryl-sulfatase has protein sequence MTVRSDVSASVESQHEKFTRDLPFDDDQDFAAARRGFVAALRPGTVENSDGEVVWDSDAYAFLDDDCPPTVHPSLWRQSKLCAMQGLYEVTDGIFQIRGLDLSNMTLVEGDTGMIVIDPLISAETAAAGLGLYREHRGERPVTGVIFSHSHIDHFGGVKGVTTAEDVAAGRCPIVAPAGFVEHAVEENVYAGTAMSRRAAYMYGAALPRGPLGAVGAGLGPTTSTGTPTLITPTVDVSRTGQTEVIDGVRVEFQLTPGTEAPSEMNFYFPDRRALCMAENATHTLHNLLTLRGALVRDPHVWSKYLTESINRYAARSDVLFASHHWPTWGTERLTEFLALQRDLYGYLHDQTLRALNKGATGIEIAESIELPPAVAHAWHTHGYYGSVSHNVKAIYQRYMGWFDGNPATLWQHPPVASARRHLEFMGGADAVMRKARESFADGDFRWVAQVLNYVIFADPEHAQARTLQADALEQLGFGAENGTWRNFYLMGAYELRHGSVGTPTATAAPDIAAALSVEQLFDAMALRIDGPRAWSAHLTIDWRVSDRKLVHRTELRNGVLVHFDIEGDVAAPDATFTLTDADLHAALLGGQDLRQMIAEGTVAAEGDATVLAELVGYLDAPDPDFAIVTP, from the coding sequence ATGACCGTACGCAGCGATGTTTCGGCAAGCGTCGAATCGCAGCACGAGAAGTTCACTCGCGACCTGCCCTTCGACGACGACCAGGACTTCGCCGCCGCGCGGCGTGGCTTCGTCGCCGCCCTGCGCCCCGGCACGGTCGAGAACTCCGACGGCGAGGTGGTGTGGGACAGCGACGCCTACGCGTTCCTGGACGACGACTGCCCGCCGACGGTGCATCCCAGTCTGTGGCGGCAGTCGAAACTCTGTGCGATGCAAGGGTTGTACGAGGTCACCGACGGCATCTTTCAGATCCGCGGGCTCGACCTGTCGAATATGACCCTCGTCGAGGGCGACACCGGCATGATCGTGATCGATCCGCTCATCTCCGCGGAGACCGCGGCGGCCGGGCTGGGACTCTACCGGGAGCACCGGGGCGAACGCCCGGTGACCGGGGTGATCTTCTCGCATTCGCACATCGACCATTTCGGCGGCGTCAAGGGTGTCACCACGGCCGAGGACGTGGCGGCGGGCCGCTGCCCGATCGTGGCGCCCGCGGGTTTCGTGGAACATGCCGTCGAGGAGAACGTCTACGCGGGCACCGCGATGTCGCGCCGCGCCGCCTACATGTACGGCGCGGCGCTGCCCCGCGGGCCGCTCGGCGCGGTCGGCGCCGGGCTCGGACCGACGACCTCGACCGGCACCCCGACCCTCATCACGCCCACCGTCGACGTCTCCCGGACCGGCCAGACCGAGGTGATCGACGGCGTCCGGGTGGAGTTCCAGCTCACCCCGGGGACCGAGGCGCCCTCGGAGATGAACTTCTACTTCCCGGACCGCCGCGCACTGTGCATGGCCGAGAACGCCACCCACACCCTGCACAATCTGCTGACGCTGCGCGGCGCGCTGGTGCGCGATCCGCACGTGTGGTCGAAGTACCTGACCGAGTCGATCAACCGCTACGCCGCCCGCAGCGATGTCCTGTTCGCGTCCCACCACTGGCCGACCTGGGGCACCGAACGCCTCACCGAGTTCCTCGCCCTGCAGCGCGACCTCTACGGCTATCTGCACGACCAGACCCTCCGGGCGCTCAACAAGGGCGCCACCGGGATCGAGATCGCCGAATCCATCGAGCTGCCGCCCGCCGTCGCGCACGCCTGGCACACCCACGGCTACTACGGTTCGGTGAGCCACAACGTCAAGGCCATCTATCAGCGCTACATGGGCTGGTTCGACGGCAACCCGGCGACGCTGTGGCAGCACCCGCCGGTGGCGTCCGCGCGCCGGCACCTGGAGTTCATGGGCGGTGCGGACGCGGTGATGCGCAAGGCCCGCGAATCCTTCGCCGACGGCGACTTCCGGTGGGTGGCACAGGTGTTGAACTATGTGATCTTCGCGGACCCGGAGCACGCGCAGGCCCGGACGCTGCAGGCCGACGCCCTCGAGCAACTCGGGTTCGGCGCCGAGAACGGCACCTGGCGCAACTTCTACCTGATGGGCGCCTACGAGTTGCGCCACGGCTCGGTCGGCACGCCGACCGCCACCGCCGCGCCCGACATCGCCGCGGCGCTCAGCGTCGAGCAGTTGTTCGACGCGATGGCGCTGCGCATCGACGGACCCCGGGCCTGGTCGGCCCACCTCACCATCGACTGGCGGGTGTCGGACCGGAAACTGGTGCACCGCACCGAACTTCGCAACGGAGTGCTGGTGCATTTCGACATCGAAGGTGACGTCGCGGCGCCGGACGCGACATTCACGCTGACCGACGCCGATTTGCACGCCGCGCTGCTGGGCGGGCAGGATCTGCGGCAGATGATCGCCGAGGGCACCGTCGCCGCCGAGGGCGACGCGACCGTACTGGCCGAACTGGTCGGCTACCTGGACGCCCCCGATCCGGACTTCGCCATCGTGACGCCCTGA